The following DNA comes from Polynucleobacter necessarius.
CCGTGCTAGCCCATTGGCTACTCAGCGGCGAACTCTATTGGTGGGCTCTTACAGGAGCCATGCAGGCCTTAATTGAAGCGATGCTCTGGCCTTTGGCTACACGCATATTGCTTGCACCACAGCGTCGTCCTATAGATGTTGATCACAATCGACCTCTCTAAGAAGCAGCATGGTTTCTTTTAAAAAACCGGGTCTCGACTCATTTCAAGAGCGCATTCATATTGCGACTCTATTTGTCTCATTTTGCTTTCTCTTGCTAGTCACTCGTCTTGTGTGGCTGCAACTCGTTAGCCACGGCAAATACGCGCTACTTGCGGAAAGCAATCGTATCGCCCTCGTTCCTGCACCAGCAAATCGCGGTCTTTTAATTGACCGCAATGGCATCGTCATTGGCAGAAATTACTCCGCCCTCACCCTAGACGTCAATGCTGAAGAAGTAAAAGGTAACGTAGATCAGTTAATCAATGATCTTTCCGAAATTATTGATATTTCCCCTAGAGACCGTCGTAATTTCAAGCGCTCACTGGAAGATTCCCGCAATATGGGCGCTGTTCCCCTGCGCTCCATGCTCAATGAGACCGAAACAGCCCGTTTTATGGCCACTCGCTACCGTTTTCCTGGGGTAGAAATCCACGCTAGAAGCTTTCGGGAGTACCCCTACAACGAATTGGCCTCCCATTTAATTGGCTATATTGGCCGCGTTTCTCAGAAAGACAAGGAACGCATGCAAGCTGAAATTGAGAGTGCAAAAGCAGATAATCCAGATGCTTTACAAGCTTCGTTCTTGCCAGGCATTCAGTACGTTGGAAAAATTGGTTTGGAGCAAAGTTATGAAACTGTGCTGCGCGGAGTGCCTGGATATGATCAAGTAGAAATTACCGCGGGTGGCAAACCCGTTCGCACTCTTTCTAGCTCACCTTCGGTTCCTGGCAAGAATGTGGTTCTCTCGATTGATATCAAGCTGCAATACCTGGTTGAACAACTATATGGAAATTTCCGGGGCGCATTTGTAGCGATTGAACCTAAGACGGGCGATGTATTGGCATTTGTATCTAAGCCTAACTTCAATCCAAATGATTTTGTTGAAGGCATTGATTCACTCACCTGGAAAGAGTTGAATGACTCGCCACAGAAACCCCTCTACAACCGCCCACTTAAAGGCATCTACCCACCAGGATCGACATACAAACCGTTCATGGCATTAGCGGCTTTAGAAAATAAAAAACGCACACCATCACAAACGATTTCAGATCCTGGTTACTTTGGCTTTGGCAATCACACTTTCCGCGACGATAAAAAAGGTGGTCACGGTATTGTTGATATGCAAAAGTCTATTGTGGAATCTTGCGATACTTACTACTACATGCTTGCGCGTGATATGGGTGTCAACATGATCGCTGAATTTATGAAGCCACTGGGCTTTGGCCAAATTACTGGCATTGATCTGCAAGGTGAAGCGAGGGGTGTTTTGCCATCTACCGAATGGAAGAAAAATACTTTCAAAAAACCAGAGCAGCAAAAATGGTACGCAGGTGAAACGATTTCGCTAGGCATTGGTCAGGGCTATAACGCTTTCACTATTTTGCAATTAGCTCATGCCATGGCAAACGTTGCCAATAACGGCATCGTCATGAAACCCCATTTAGTCAACGCCATTGAAGATCCATTTACGCGCAACAGAGTTCTTACAACACCCAAAGAAAGTTATCGCATCGATCTGAATGCGGACAATATTGAAGTGATTAAGAAAGCCATGCTTGAAGTCAATAATTCTGGCACTTCAGCAGCTGCATTTAAAGGAACTGGGTACCAAGTTGGTGGCAAAACAGGGACTGCGCAAGTTTTTAGTTTGAACTCGAAAGAATATAAGCATGGAGCAACTGCAGAGTTCTTGCGTGACCATGCTTTGTATATTGCATTTGCACCCGCTGATAAACATACTATCGTGATCGCGATGGTTGTAGAGAACGCAGGCTTTGGCGCGCAGTACGCGGCACCAATCGCACGTAAAGCATTGGATTACTACATTGAGGGCAAGTGGCCTAAGGAGATTCCTGAATGGAAAAGAGCCCCTTAATTAAAGTAAAAGCATTTTTCTTTGGTATTTTTTCTGGCCTTGATCGCCAGCTCGGCCTTATTTTACTTGGCTTAGCGGCTGTCGGCTTTTTTACTTTTTTATCCGCCAGTCAAAATACGCCCGTACAAATTGCAGATGAATTGCGCAACCTCGCGCTCTCTTTTGTGGTGATGTGGCTTGTCTCTCGTATTCCACCAAAATGGTTGGAGATGGGTGCCATTTGGATCTACGGACTTGGTGTCGCGCTTTTAATTGCCGTGGCCGCATTTGGACTTATTAAAAAAGGCGCGCGTCGTTGGCTCAACATTGGCGTTGTCATTCAACCATCAGAAATTATGAAAATTGCTATGCCGCTGATGCTTGCGTGGTACTTCCAGAAGCGCGAAGGCATACAAAAAACTTGGGACCATGCGGTTGCTGGAATTATTTTGGCAATTCCCGTCTTCTTAATTGCGCGTCAGCCTGACCTCGGTACCGCCTTGCTTGTTTTTGCGGCAGGGCTTTATGTGATTATTCTGGCAGACCTTCCTTGGAAATGGATTCTGCCATTCGTAGGACTTGGTGTTGTTGGCATTTTATTAATTATTATTTTCGGTAGCACCAGTTGCGCCCATGATGTTGTTTGGCCGTTTGTACACAAGTATCAAAAACATCGCATTTGCACTTTGCTAGACCCCACTAGCGATCCATTAGGAAAAGGCTTCCACACCATTCAGTCAATGATCGCAATTGGCTCTGGCGGATTCTTTGGCAAGGGCTGGTTTCAAGGAACACAAGCGCATTTGGAATTCATTCCAGAAAAACATACTGACTTTGTATTTGCCGTTTTCTCTGAAGAGTTTGGCTTACTAGGAAACCTAGTATTGTTAGCACTGTTTTTTGCGCTGATCAAAAGAGGGCTTGCAATTTCGGCAAGCGCGCCAAATTTATTTACCCGTTTATTGGGCGCATCTGTCACACTGATCTTCTTTACTTATGCATTTGTAAACATTGGCATGGTCAGCGGACTTCTGCCAGTGGTTGGCATACCGCTGCCATTTATTAGTTACGGTGGAACGGCGTTAGTCACCCTTGGTTTTGGTGCCGGTATTTTGATGAGTATTCATCGTCACCGCCGTTTAGTACAAAGCTAAATAAAAAAAATTGCTTTAGAAGCCTGAGGTTTCTGTAGGAAATAAAAAAGCCCTGCATGCCGTGCTTTTTTATCAACAAAGGAAGAATTACTTCTTACGCTTGTTAACTGAATCTTTAAATGTTTTACCAGCAGAAAACTTAACAGTTTTTGCAGCAGCGATTTTGAGCGGCTCGCCAGTTTTTGGGTTACGACCCATACGTGCAGCACTTTTGCCAGAAGAAAAAGTACCAAAGCCGATCAGTTGTACTGAGTCACCTTTAGTAACAGCTTTGATGATGTTCTCGATAGCAGAATTCAATGCAAATTCAGCTTTGGCTTTAGAAATCTCCGCGTCGTCAGCAATCGCCGCGATTAGTTCGGATTTGTTCAAGTGAAGCTCCTTATAGATATTGATGTCAGCGCACATTACGCTTACATGATTTTAACCACAAAAAATTACAAAAATATGGTTGCGTTACAGCAATTTTTTACTACGACTACACATTACTCATCCAAAACTGTAATATCAGAAACAAAATACTCGGTATCGCCAAAACAGGTAGTAGGCAATCCAATGTGTTGCTCATACTTTAGTGCTACTTTTTTTCCTAAATTAGCATTTATTTTTTGCGCCACAACAT
Coding sequences within:
- the mrdA gene encoding penicillin-binding protein 2 is translated as MVSFKKPGLDSFQERIHIATLFVSFCFLLLVTRLVWLQLVSHGKYALLAESNRIALVPAPANRGLLIDRNGIVIGRNYSALTLDVNAEEVKGNVDQLINDLSEIIDISPRDRRNFKRSLEDSRNMGAVPLRSMLNETETARFMATRYRFPGVEIHARSFREYPYNELASHLIGYIGRVSQKDKERMQAEIESAKADNPDALQASFLPGIQYVGKIGLEQSYETVLRGVPGYDQVEITAGGKPVRTLSSSPSVPGKNVVLSIDIKLQYLVEQLYGNFRGAFVAIEPKTGDVLAFVSKPNFNPNDFVEGIDSLTWKELNDSPQKPLYNRPLKGIYPPGSTYKPFMALAALENKKRTPSQTISDPGYFGFGNHTFRDDKKGGHGIVDMQKSIVESCDTYYYMLARDMGVNMIAEFMKPLGFGQITGIDLQGEARGVLPSTEWKKNTFKKPEQQKWYAGETISLGIGQGYNAFTILQLAHAMANVANNGIVMKPHLVNAIEDPFTRNRVLTTPKESYRIDLNADNIEVIKKAMLEVNNSGTSAAAFKGTGYQVGGKTGTAQVFSLNSKEYKHGATAEFLRDHALYIAFAPADKHTIVIAMVVENAGFGAQYAAPIARKALDYYIEGKWPKEIPEWKRAP
- the rodA gene encoding rod shape-determining protein RodA — encoded protein: MEKSPLIKVKAFFFGIFSGLDRQLGLILLGLAAVGFFTFLSASQNTPVQIADELRNLALSFVVMWLVSRIPPKWLEMGAIWIYGLGVALLIAVAAFGLIKKGARRWLNIGVVIQPSEIMKIAMPLMLAWYFQKREGIQKTWDHAVAGIILAIPVFLIARQPDLGTALLVFAAGLYVIILADLPWKWILPFVGLGVVGILLIIIFGSTSCAHDVVWPFVHKYQKHRICTLLDPTSDPLGKGFHTIQSMIAIGSGGFFGKGWFQGTQAHLEFIPEKHTDFVFAVFSEEFGLLGNLVLLALFFALIKRGLAISASAPNLFTRLLGASVTLIFFTYAFVNIGMVSGLLPVVGIPLPFISYGGTALVTLGFGAGILMSIHRHRRLVQS
- a CDS encoding HU family DNA-binding protein translates to MCADINIYKELHLNKSELIAAIADDAEISKAKAEFALNSAIENIIKAVTKGDSVQLIGFGTFSSGKSAARMGRNPKTGEPLKIAAAKTVKFSAGKTFKDSVNKRKK